Proteins from one Capricornis sumatraensis isolate serow.1 chromosome 2, serow.2, whole genome shotgun sequence genomic window:
- the PI4KB gene encoding phosphatidylinositol 4-kinase beta isoform X2: MRFLQAPSLAVAMGDTVVEPAPLKPPSEPAPGPPGNNGGSLLSVITEGVGELSVIDPEVAQKACQEVLEKVKLLHGGVAISSRGTPLELVNGDGVDSEIRCLDDPPAQIREEEDEMGATVASGTAKGARRRRQNNSAKQSWLLRLFESKLFDISMAISYLYNSKEPGVQAYIGNRLFCFRNEDVDFYLPQLLNMYIHMDEDVGDAIKPYIVHRCRQSINFSLQCALLLGAYSSDMHISTQRHSRGTKLRKLILSDELKPAHRKRELPSLSPAPDTGLSPSKRTHQRSKSDATASISLSSNLKRTASNPKVENEDEELSSSTESIDNSFSSPVRLAPEREFIKSLMAIGKRLATLPTKEQKTQRLISELSLLNHKLPARVWLPTAGFDHHVVRVPHTQAVVLNSKDKAPYLIYVEALECENFDTTSVPARIPENRIRSTRSVENLPECGITHEQRAGSFSTVPNYDNDDEAWSVDDIGELQVELPEVHTNSCDNISQFSVDSITSQESKEPVFIAAGDIRRRLSEQLAHTPTAFKRDPEDPSAVALKEPWQEKVRRIREGSPYGHLPNWRLLSVIVKCGDDLRQELLAFQVLKQLQSIWEQERVPLWIKPYKILVISADSGMIEPVVNAVSIHQVKKQSQLSLLDYFLQEHGSYTTEAFLSAQRNFVQSCAGYCLVCYLLQVKDRHNGNILLDAEGHIIHIDFGFILSSSPRNLGFETSAFKLTTEFVDVMGGLDGDMFNYYKMLMLQGLIAARKHMDKVVQIVEIMQQGSQLPCFHGSSTIRNLKERFHMSMTEEQLQLLVEQMVDGSMRSITTKLYDGFQYLTNGIM, from the exons ATGAGGTT cTTGCAAGCTCCAAGTCTGGCTGTGGCCATGGGAGACACGGTAGTGGAGCCTGCCCCGCTGAAGCCACCTTCCGAGCCCGCTCCTGGCCCGCCAGGAAATAATGGGGGCTCCTTGCTAAGTGTCATCACGGAGGGGGTCGGGGAGCTCTCGGTGATTGACCCTGAGGTGGCCCAGAAGGCCTGCCAGGAGGTGCTGGAGAAAGTCAAGCTCTTGCATGGAGGCGTGGCCATCTCTAGCAGAGGCACCCCACTGGAGCTGGTCAATGGGGATGGTGTGGACAGCGAGATCCGTTGCCTGGACGACCCACCCGCCCAGATaagggaggaggaagatgagaTGGGGGCCACGGTGGCCTCAGGCACAGCCAAGGGAGCAAGAAGGCGGCGGCAGAACAACTCCGCCAAACAGTCTTGGCTGCTGAGGCTGTTTGAGTCGAAACTGTTTGACATCTCCATGGCCATTTCATACCTGTATAACTCCAAGGAGCCTGGAGTGCAGGCCTACATCGGCAACCGGCTCTTCTGCTTTCGTAATGAGGATGTGGACTTCTATCTGCCCCAGTTGCTTAACATGTACATCCACATGGACGAGGACGTGGGTGACGCCATCAAGCCCTACATAGTCCATCGCTGCCGCCAGAGCATTAACTTTTCCCTCCAGTGTGCCCTGTTGCTGGGGGCCTACTCTTCAGACATGCACATTTCCACTCAGCGACACTCCCGTGGGACCAAGCTGCGGAAGCTGATCCTCTCAGATGAGCTGAAGCCTGCTCACCGAAAGAGGGAGCTGCCCTCCTTGAGCCCAGCCCCTGACACAGGACTGTCTCCCTCAAAAAGGACCCACCAGCGCTCTAAGTCAGATGCCACCGCCAGCATAAGTCTCAGCAGCAACCTGAAACGAACAGCCAGCAACCCTAAAGTGGAGAATGAGGATGAG GAGCTCTCCTCCAGCACCGAGAGTATTGATAATTCATTCAGTTCC CCCGTCAGACTGGCTCCTGAGCGAGAATTCATCAAGTCCCTGATGGCGATTGGCAAGCGGCTGGCCACGCTCCCCACCAAGGAGCAGAAGACACAGCGGCTGATCTCAGAGCTCTCCTTGCTCAACCATAAGCTCCCCGCCCGAGTCTGGCTGCCCACTGCCGGCTTTGACCACCACGTGGTCCGTGTGCCCCACACCCAGGCTGTCGTCCTCAACTCTAAGGACAAG GCTCCCTACCTGATCTACGTGGAGGCCCTCGAATGTGAAAACTTCGACACCACTAGCGTCCCCGCTCGGATCCCCGAGAACCGGATTCGGAGCACCCGGTCTGTGGAGAACCTGCCCGAATGCGGCATCACCCACGAGCAGCGGGCAGGCAGCTTCAGCACTGTGCCCAACTATGACAACGATGACGAGGCCTGGTCGGTGGATGACATAGGCGAGCTACAGGTGGAG CTCCCTGAAGTGCACACCAACAGCTGTGACAACATCTCCCAGTTCTCCGTGGACAGCATCACCAGCCAGGAAAGCAAGGAGCCTGTGTTCATCGCAGCAGGTGACATCCG ACGTCGCCTTTCGGAGCAGCTGGCTCACACCCCCACAGCCTTCAAACGAGACCCAGAAGACCCTTCTGCAGTTGCTCTCAAAGAGCCCTGGCAGGAGAAAGTGCG GCGCATTAGAGAGGGTTCCCCCTATGGCCACCTCCCCAATTGGCGGCTCCTGTCAGTCATTGTCAAGTGTGGGGATGACCTTCGGCAGGAGCTGTTGGCCTTCCAGGTGTTAAAGCAACTGCAG TCCATTTGGGAGCAGGAGCGAGTACCCCTGTGGATCAAGCCATATAAGATCCTCGTGATCTCAGCCGACAGTGGCATGATTGAACCGGTGGTCAACGCTGTGTCCATACACCAGGTGAAGAAGCAGTCGCAGCTCTCCCTGCTCGATTACTTCCTACAGGAGCATGGCAGCTACACCACTGAGGCCTTCCTCAGCGCCCAGCGCAATTTTGTGCAGAGTTGTGCTGGCTACTGCTTGGTCTGCTATCTGCTGCAGGTCAAGGACAG ACACAATGGGAACATCCTGTTGGATGCAGAAGGCCACATCATCCACATCGACTTCGGCTTCATCCTGTCCAGCTCACCCCGAAACCTGGGCTTTGAGACATCAGCCTTCAAGCTGACCACGGAGTTTGTGGAC GTGATGGGCGGCCTGGATGGCGACATGTTCAACTATTACAAGATGTTGATGCTGCAGGGGCTGATCGCGGCTCGGAAACACATGGATAAGGTGGTGCAGATCGTCGAGATCATGCAGCAAG GCTCTCAGCTCCCTTGCTTCCATGGCTCCAGCACCATCCGCAACCTCAAGGAGAGGTTCCACATGAGCATGACCGAGGAGCAGCTGCAGCTGCTGGTGGAGCAGATGGTGGACGGCAGCATGCGGTCCATCACCACCAAACTCTATGACGGCTTCCAGTACCTCACCAACGGCATCATGTGA
- the PI4KB gene encoding phosphatidylinositol 4-kinase beta isoform X3 codes for MRFLQAPSLAVAMGDTVVEPAPLKPPSEPAPGPPGNNGGSLLSVITEGVGELSVIDPEVAQKACQEVLEKVKLLHGGVAISSRGTPLELVNGDGVDSEIRCLDDPPAQIREEEDEMGATVASGTAKGARRRRQNNSAKQSWLLRLFESKLFDISMAISYLYNSKEPGVQAYIGNRLFCFRNEDVDFYLPQLLNMYIHMDEDVGDAIKPYIVHRCRQSINFSLQCALLLGAYSSDMHISTQRHSRGTKLRKLILSDELKPAHRKRELPSLSPAPDTGLSPSKRTHQRSKSDATASISLSSNLKRTASNPKVENEDEPVRLAPEREFIKSLMAIGKRLATLPTKEQKTQRLISELSLLNHKLPARVWLPTAGFDHHVVRVPHTQAVVLNSKDKAPYLIYVEALECENFDTTSVPARIPENRIRSTRSVENLPECGITHEQRAGSFSTVPNYDNDDEAWSVDDIGELQVELPEVHTNSCDNISQFSVDSITSQESKEPVFIAAGDIRRRLSEQLAHTPTAFKRDPEDPSAVALKEPWQEKVRRIREGSPYGHLPNWRLLSVIVKCGDDLRQELLAFQVLKQLQSIWEQERVPLWIKPYKILVISADSGMIEPVVNAVSIHQVKKQSQLSLLDYFLQEHGSYTTEAFLSAQRNFVQSCAGYCLVCYLLQVKDRHNGNILLDAEGHIIHIDFGFILSSSPRNLGFETSAFKLTTEFVDVMGGLDGDMFNYYKMLMLQGLIAARKHMDKVVQIVEIMQQGCRRCSGASPSGPVMTVAQVICSQLPCFHGSSTIRNLKERFHMSMTEEQLQLLVEQMVDGSMRSITTKLYDGFQYLTNGIM; via the exons ATGAGGTT cTTGCAAGCTCCAAGTCTGGCTGTGGCCATGGGAGACACGGTAGTGGAGCCTGCCCCGCTGAAGCCACCTTCCGAGCCCGCTCCTGGCCCGCCAGGAAATAATGGGGGCTCCTTGCTAAGTGTCATCACGGAGGGGGTCGGGGAGCTCTCGGTGATTGACCCTGAGGTGGCCCAGAAGGCCTGCCAGGAGGTGCTGGAGAAAGTCAAGCTCTTGCATGGAGGCGTGGCCATCTCTAGCAGAGGCACCCCACTGGAGCTGGTCAATGGGGATGGTGTGGACAGCGAGATCCGTTGCCTGGACGACCCACCCGCCCAGATaagggaggaggaagatgagaTGGGGGCCACGGTGGCCTCAGGCACAGCCAAGGGAGCAAGAAGGCGGCGGCAGAACAACTCCGCCAAACAGTCTTGGCTGCTGAGGCTGTTTGAGTCGAAACTGTTTGACATCTCCATGGCCATTTCATACCTGTATAACTCCAAGGAGCCTGGAGTGCAGGCCTACATCGGCAACCGGCTCTTCTGCTTTCGTAATGAGGATGTGGACTTCTATCTGCCCCAGTTGCTTAACATGTACATCCACATGGACGAGGACGTGGGTGACGCCATCAAGCCCTACATAGTCCATCGCTGCCGCCAGAGCATTAACTTTTCCCTCCAGTGTGCCCTGTTGCTGGGGGCCTACTCTTCAGACATGCACATTTCCACTCAGCGACACTCCCGTGGGACCAAGCTGCGGAAGCTGATCCTCTCAGATGAGCTGAAGCCTGCTCACCGAAAGAGGGAGCTGCCCTCCTTGAGCCCAGCCCCTGACACAGGACTGTCTCCCTCAAAAAGGACCCACCAGCGCTCTAAGTCAGATGCCACCGCCAGCATAAGTCTCAGCAGCAACCTGAAACGAACAGCCAGCAACCCTAAAGTGGAGAATGAGGATGAG CCCGTCAGACTGGCTCCTGAGCGAGAATTCATCAAGTCCCTGATGGCGATTGGCAAGCGGCTGGCCACGCTCCCCACCAAGGAGCAGAAGACACAGCGGCTGATCTCAGAGCTCTCCTTGCTCAACCATAAGCTCCCCGCCCGAGTCTGGCTGCCCACTGCCGGCTTTGACCACCACGTGGTCCGTGTGCCCCACACCCAGGCTGTCGTCCTCAACTCTAAGGACAAG GCTCCCTACCTGATCTACGTGGAGGCCCTCGAATGTGAAAACTTCGACACCACTAGCGTCCCCGCTCGGATCCCCGAGAACCGGATTCGGAGCACCCGGTCTGTGGAGAACCTGCCCGAATGCGGCATCACCCACGAGCAGCGGGCAGGCAGCTTCAGCACTGTGCCCAACTATGACAACGATGACGAGGCCTGGTCGGTGGATGACATAGGCGAGCTACAGGTGGAG CTCCCTGAAGTGCACACCAACAGCTGTGACAACATCTCCCAGTTCTCCGTGGACAGCATCACCAGCCAGGAAAGCAAGGAGCCTGTGTTCATCGCAGCAGGTGACATCCG ACGTCGCCTTTCGGAGCAGCTGGCTCACACCCCCACAGCCTTCAAACGAGACCCAGAAGACCCTTCTGCAGTTGCTCTCAAAGAGCCCTGGCAGGAGAAAGTGCG GCGCATTAGAGAGGGTTCCCCCTATGGCCACCTCCCCAATTGGCGGCTCCTGTCAGTCATTGTCAAGTGTGGGGATGACCTTCGGCAGGAGCTGTTGGCCTTCCAGGTGTTAAAGCAACTGCAG TCCATTTGGGAGCAGGAGCGAGTACCCCTGTGGATCAAGCCATATAAGATCCTCGTGATCTCAGCCGACAGTGGCATGATTGAACCGGTGGTCAACGCTGTGTCCATACACCAGGTGAAGAAGCAGTCGCAGCTCTCCCTGCTCGATTACTTCCTACAGGAGCATGGCAGCTACACCACTGAGGCCTTCCTCAGCGCCCAGCGCAATTTTGTGCAGAGTTGTGCTGGCTACTGCTTGGTCTGCTATCTGCTGCAGGTCAAGGACAG ACACAATGGGAACATCCTGTTGGATGCAGAAGGCCACATCATCCACATCGACTTCGGCTTCATCCTGTCCAGCTCACCCCGAAACCTGGGCTTTGAGACATCAGCCTTCAAGCTGACCACGGAGTTTGTGGAC GTGATGGGCGGCCTGGATGGCGACATGTTCAACTATTACAAGATGTTGATGCTGCAGGGGCTGATCGCGGCTCGGAAACACATGGATAAGGTGGTGCAGATCGTCGAGATCATGCAGCAAG GTTGTCGCCGTTGCTCAGGAGCATCCCCGTCTGGCCCCGTGATGACGGTGGCCCAGGTCATCT GCTCTCAGCTCCCTTGCTTCCATGGCTCCAGCACCATCCGCAACCTCAAGGAGAGGTTCCACATGAGCATGACCGAGGAGCAGCTGCAGCTGCTGGTGGAGCAGATGGTGGACGGCAGCATGCGGTCCATCACCACCAAACTCTATGACGGCTTCCAGTACCTCACCAACGGCATCATGTGA
- the PI4KB gene encoding phosphatidylinositol 4-kinase beta isoform X4: protein MRFLQAPSLAVAMGDTVVEPAPLKPPSEPAPGPPGNNGGSLLSVITEGVGELSVIDPEVAQKACQEVLEKVKLLHGGVAISSRGTPLELVNGDGVDSEIRCLDDPPAQIREEEDEMGATVASGTAKGARRRRQNNSAKQSWLLRLFESKLFDISMAISYLYNSKEPGVQAYIGNRLFCFRNEDVDFYLPQLLNMYIHMDEDVGDAIKPYIVHRCRQSINFSLQCALLLGAYSSDMHISTQRHSRGTKLRKLILSDELKPAHRKRELPSLSPAPDTGLSPSKRTHQRSKSDATASISLSSNLKRTASNPKVENEDEPVRLAPEREFIKSLMAIGKRLATLPTKEQKTQRLISELSLLNHKLPARVWLPTAGFDHHVVRVPHTQAVVLNSKDKAPYLIYVEALECENFDTTSVPARIPENRIRSTRSVENLPECGITHEQRAGSFSTVPNYDNDDEAWSVDDIGELQVELPEVHTNSCDNISQFSVDSITSQESKEPVFIAAGDIRRRLSEQLAHTPTAFKRDPEDPSAVALKEPWQEKVRRIREGSPYGHLPNWRLLSVIVKCGDDLRQELLAFQVLKQLQSIWEQERVPLWIKPYKILVISADSGMIEPVVNAVSIHQVKKQSQLSLLDYFLQEHGSYTTEAFLSAQRNFVQSCAGYCLVCYLLQVKDRHNGNILLDAEGHIIHIDFGFILSSSPRNLGFETSAFKLTTEFVDVMGGLDGDMFNYYKMLMLQGLIAARKHMDKVVQIVEIMQQGSQLPCFHGSSTIRNLKERFHMSMTEEQLQLLVEQMVDGSMRSITTKLYDGFQYLTNGIM, encoded by the exons ATGAGGTT cTTGCAAGCTCCAAGTCTGGCTGTGGCCATGGGAGACACGGTAGTGGAGCCTGCCCCGCTGAAGCCACCTTCCGAGCCCGCTCCTGGCCCGCCAGGAAATAATGGGGGCTCCTTGCTAAGTGTCATCACGGAGGGGGTCGGGGAGCTCTCGGTGATTGACCCTGAGGTGGCCCAGAAGGCCTGCCAGGAGGTGCTGGAGAAAGTCAAGCTCTTGCATGGAGGCGTGGCCATCTCTAGCAGAGGCACCCCACTGGAGCTGGTCAATGGGGATGGTGTGGACAGCGAGATCCGTTGCCTGGACGACCCACCCGCCCAGATaagggaggaggaagatgagaTGGGGGCCACGGTGGCCTCAGGCACAGCCAAGGGAGCAAGAAGGCGGCGGCAGAACAACTCCGCCAAACAGTCTTGGCTGCTGAGGCTGTTTGAGTCGAAACTGTTTGACATCTCCATGGCCATTTCATACCTGTATAACTCCAAGGAGCCTGGAGTGCAGGCCTACATCGGCAACCGGCTCTTCTGCTTTCGTAATGAGGATGTGGACTTCTATCTGCCCCAGTTGCTTAACATGTACATCCACATGGACGAGGACGTGGGTGACGCCATCAAGCCCTACATAGTCCATCGCTGCCGCCAGAGCATTAACTTTTCCCTCCAGTGTGCCCTGTTGCTGGGGGCCTACTCTTCAGACATGCACATTTCCACTCAGCGACACTCCCGTGGGACCAAGCTGCGGAAGCTGATCCTCTCAGATGAGCTGAAGCCTGCTCACCGAAAGAGGGAGCTGCCCTCCTTGAGCCCAGCCCCTGACACAGGACTGTCTCCCTCAAAAAGGACCCACCAGCGCTCTAAGTCAGATGCCACCGCCAGCATAAGTCTCAGCAGCAACCTGAAACGAACAGCCAGCAACCCTAAAGTGGAGAATGAGGATGAG CCCGTCAGACTGGCTCCTGAGCGAGAATTCATCAAGTCCCTGATGGCGATTGGCAAGCGGCTGGCCACGCTCCCCACCAAGGAGCAGAAGACACAGCGGCTGATCTCAGAGCTCTCCTTGCTCAACCATAAGCTCCCCGCCCGAGTCTGGCTGCCCACTGCCGGCTTTGACCACCACGTGGTCCGTGTGCCCCACACCCAGGCTGTCGTCCTCAACTCTAAGGACAAG GCTCCCTACCTGATCTACGTGGAGGCCCTCGAATGTGAAAACTTCGACACCACTAGCGTCCCCGCTCGGATCCCCGAGAACCGGATTCGGAGCACCCGGTCTGTGGAGAACCTGCCCGAATGCGGCATCACCCACGAGCAGCGGGCAGGCAGCTTCAGCACTGTGCCCAACTATGACAACGATGACGAGGCCTGGTCGGTGGATGACATAGGCGAGCTACAGGTGGAG CTCCCTGAAGTGCACACCAACAGCTGTGACAACATCTCCCAGTTCTCCGTGGACAGCATCACCAGCCAGGAAAGCAAGGAGCCTGTGTTCATCGCAGCAGGTGACATCCG ACGTCGCCTTTCGGAGCAGCTGGCTCACACCCCCACAGCCTTCAAACGAGACCCAGAAGACCCTTCTGCAGTTGCTCTCAAAGAGCCCTGGCAGGAGAAAGTGCG GCGCATTAGAGAGGGTTCCCCCTATGGCCACCTCCCCAATTGGCGGCTCCTGTCAGTCATTGTCAAGTGTGGGGATGACCTTCGGCAGGAGCTGTTGGCCTTCCAGGTGTTAAAGCAACTGCAG TCCATTTGGGAGCAGGAGCGAGTACCCCTGTGGATCAAGCCATATAAGATCCTCGTGATCTCAGCCGACAGTGGCATGATTGAACCGGTGGTCAACGCTGTGTCCATACACCAGGTGAAGAAGCAGTCGCAGCTCTCCCTGCTCGATTACTTCCTACAGGAGCATGGCAGCTACACCACTGAGGCCTTCCTCAGCGCCCAGCGCAATTTTGTGCAGAGTTGTGCTGGCTACTGCTTGGTCTGCTATCTGCTGCAGGTCAAGGACAG ACACAATGGGAACATCCTGTTGGATGCAGAAGGCCACATCATCCACATCGACTTCGGCTTCATCCTGTCCAGCTCACCCCGAAACCTGGGCTTTGAGACATCAGCCTTCAAGCTGACCACGGAGTTTGTGGAC GTGATGGGCGGCCTGGATGGCGACATGTTCAACTATTACAAGATGTTGATGCTGCAGGGGCTGATCGCGGCTCGGAAACACATGGATAAGGTGGTGCAGATCGTCGAGATCATGCAGCAAG GCTCTCAGCTCCCTTGCTTCCATGGCTCCAGCACCATCCGCAACCTCAAGGAGAGGTTCCACATGAGCATGACCGAGGAGCAGCTGCAGCTGCTGGTGGAGCAGATGGTGGACGGCAGCATGCGGTCCATCACCACCAAACTCTATGACGGCTTCCAGTACCTCACCAACGGCATCATGTGA
- the PI4KB gene encoding phosphatidylinositol 4-kinase beta isoform X1, whose product MGDTVVEPAPLKPPSEPAPGPPGNNGGSLLSVITEGVGELSVIDPEVAQKACQEVLEKVKLLHGGVAISSRGTPLELVNGDGVDSEIRCLDDPPAQIREEEDEMGATVASGTAKGARRRRQNNSAKQSWLLRLFESKLFDISMAISYLYNSKEPGVQAYIGNRLFCFRNEDVDFYLPQLLNMYIHMDEDVGDAIKPYIVHRCRQSINFSLQCALLLGAYSSDMHISTQRHSRGTKLRKLILSDELKPAHRKRELPSLSPAPDTGLSPSKRTHQRSKSDATASISLSSNLKRTASNPKVENEDEELSSSTESIDNSFSSPVRLAPEREFIKSLMAIGKRLATLPTKEQKTQRLISELSLLNHKLPARVWLPTAGFDHHVVRVPHTQAVVLNSKDKAPYLIYVEALECENFDTTSVPARIPENRIRSTRSVENLPECGITHEQRAGSFSTVPNYDNDDEAWSVDDIGELQVELPEVHTNSCDNISQFSVDSITSQESKEPVFIAAGDIRRRLSEQLAHTPTAFKRDPEDPSAVALKEPWQEKVRRIREGSPYGHLPNWRLLSVIVKCGDDLRQELLAFQVLKQLQSIWEQERVPLWIKPYKILVISADSGMIEPVVNAVSIHQVKKQSQLSLLDYFLQEHGSYTTEAFLSAQRNFVQSCAGYCLVCYLLQVKDRHNGNILLDAEGHIIHIDFGFILSSSPRNLGFETSAFKLTTEFVDVMGGLDGDMFNYYKMLMLQGLIAARKHMDKVVQIVEIMQQGCRRCSGASPSGPVMTVAQVICSQLPCFHGSSTIRNLKERFHMSMTEEQLQLLVEQMVDGSMRSITTKLYDGFQYLTNGIM is encoded by the exons ATGGGAGACACGGTAGTGGAGCCTGCCCCGCTGAAGCCACCTTCCGAGCCCGCTCCTGGCCCGCCAGGAAATAATGGGGGCTCCTTGCTAAGTGTCATCACGGAGGGGGTCGGGGAGCTCTCGGTGATTGACCCTGAGGTGGCCCAGAAGGCCTGCCAGGAGGTGCTGGAGAAAGTCAAGCTCTTGCATGGAGGCGTGGCCATCTCTAGCAGAGGCACCCCACTGGAGCTGGTCAATGGGGATGGTGTGGACAGCGAGATCCGTTGCCTGGACGACCCACCCGCCCAGATaagggaggaggaagatgagaTGGGGGCCACGGTGGCCTCAGGCACAGCCAAGGGAGCAAGAAGGCGGCGGCAGAACAACTCCGCCAAACAGTCTTGGCTGCTGAGGCTGTTTGAGTCGAAACTGTTTGACATCTCCATGGCCATTTCATACCTGTATAACTCCAAGGAGCCTGGAGTGCAGGCCTACATCGGCAACCGGCTCTTCTGCTTTCGTAATGAGGATGTGGACTTCTATCTGCCCCAGTTGCTTAACATGTACATCCACATGGACGAGGACGTGGGTGACGCCATCAAGCCCTACATAGTCCATCGCTGCCGCCAGAGCATTAACTTTTCCCTCCAGTGTGCCCTGTTGCTGGGGGCCTACTCTTCAGACATGCACATTTCCACTCAGCGACACTCCCGTGGGACCAAGCTGCGGAAGCTGATCCTCTCAGATGAGCTGAAGCCTGCTCACCGAAAGAGGGAGCTGCCCTCCTTGAGCCCAGCCCCTGACACAGGACTGTCTCCCTCAAAAAGGACCCACCAGCGCTCTAAGTCAGATGCCACCGCCAGCATAAGTCTCAGCAGCAACCTGAAACGAACAGCCAGCAACCCTAAAGTGGAGAATGAGGATGAG GAGCTCTCCTCCAGCACCGAGAGTATTGATAATTCATTCAGTTCC CCCGTCAGACTGGCTCCTGAGCGAGAATTCATCAAGTCCCTGATGGCGATTGGCAAGCGGCTGGCCACGCTCCCCACCAAGGAGCAGAAGACACAGCGGCTGATCTCAGAGCTCTCCTTGCTCAACCATAAGCTCCCCGCCCGAGTCTGGCTGCCCACTGCCGGCTTTGACCACCACGTGGTCCGTGTGCCCCACACCCAGGCTGTCGTCCTCAACTCTAAGGACAAG GCTCCCTACCTGATCTACGTGGAGGCCCTCGAATGTGAAAACTTCGACACCACTAGCGTCCCCGCTCGGATCCCCGAGAACCGGATTCGGAGCACCCGGTCTGTGGAGAACCTGCCCGAATGCGGCATCACCCACGAGCAGCGGGCAGGCAGCTTCAGCACTGTGCCCAACTATGACAACGATGACGAGGCCTGGTCGGTGGATGACATAGGCGAGCTACAGGTGGAG CTCCCTGAAGTGCACACCAACAGCTGTGACAACATCTCCCAGTTCTCCGTGGACAGCATCACCAGCCAGGAAAGCAAGGAGCCTGTGTTCATCGCAGCAGGTGACATCCG ACGTCGCCTTTCGGAGCAGCTGGCTCACACCCCCACAGCCTTCAAACGAGACCCAGAAGACCCTTCTGCAGTTGCTCTCAAAGAGCCCTGGCAGGAGAAAGTGCG GCGCATTAGAGAGGGTTCCCCCTATGGCCACCTCCCCAATTGGCGGCTCCTGTCAGTCATTGTCAAGTGTGGGGATGACCTTCGGCAGGAGCTGTTGGCCTTCCAGGTGTTAAAGCAACTGCAG TCCATTTGGGAGCAGGAGCGAGTACCCCTGTGGATCAAGCCATATAAGATCCTCGTGATCTCAGCCGACAGTGGCATGATTGAACCGGTGGTCAACGCTGTGTCCATACACCAGGTGAAGAAGCAGTCGCAGCTCTCCCTGCTCGATTACTTCCTACAGGAGCATGGCAGCTACACCACTGAGGCCTTCCTCAGCGCCCAGCGCAATTTTGTGCAGAGTTGTGCTGGCTACTGCTTGGTCTGCTATCTGCTGCAGGTCAAGGACAG ACACAATGGGAACATCCTGTTGGATGCAGAAGGCCACATCATCCACATCGACTTCGGCTTCATCCTGTCCAGCTCACCCCGAAACCTGGGCTTTGAGACATCAGCCTTCAAGCTGACCACGGAGTTTGTGGAC GTGATGGGCGGCCTGGATGGCGACATGTTCAACTATTACAAGATGTTGATGCTGCAGGGGCTGATCGCGGCTCGGAAACACATGGATAAGGTGGTGCAGATCGTCGAGATCATGCAGCAAG GTTGTCGCCGTTGCTCAGGAGCATCCCCGTCTGGCCCCGTGATGACGGTGGCCCAGGTCATCT GCTCTCAGCTCCCTTGCTTCCATGGCTCCAGCACCATCCGCAACCTCAAGGAGAGGTTCCACATGAGCATGACCGAGGAGCAGCTGCAGCTGCTGGTGGAGCAGATGGTGGACGGCAGCATGCGGTCCATCACCACCAAACTCTATGACGGCTTCCAGTACCTCACCAACGGCATCATGTGA